The Streptomyces sp. NBC_01689 genome includes a window with the following:
- a CDS encoding ATP-binding cassette domain-containing protein, whose translation MSKATRTGTQSPAPHGADSHDLIRVLGARVNNLKDVSVEIPKRRLTVFTGVSGSGKSSLVFGTIAAESQRLINETYSSFVQGFMPTLARPEVDVLEGLTTAIIVDQQRMGADPRSTVGTATDANAMLRILFSRLGQPHIGSPGAFAFNVPSVRASGAITVERGAKKTVKATFNRLGGMCPRCEGRGTVTDIDLSQLYDDSKSLSEGALTVPGYSMDGWYGRIFKGSGFFDPDKPIRKYTKKELHDLLHKEPTKIKVDGINLTYEGLIPKIQKSMLSKDVDALQPHVRAFVERAMTFTVCPECDGTRLSETARSSKIGGISIADACALQISDLAEWARGLAEPSVAPLLAALVHTLDSFDEIGLGYLSLDRPSGTLSGGEAQRVKMIRHLGSSLTDVTYVFDEPTTGLHPHDIQRMNGLLLRLRDKGNTVLVVEHKPEVIAIADHVVDLGPGAGTGGGTVCFEGTVEGLRKGDTVTGRHFDDRARVKDTVREPTGALEIRGASTHNLHDVDVDIPLGVLTVVTGVAGSGKSSLVHGSIPAGEGVVSVDQSAIRGSRRSNPATYTGLLDPIRKAFAKANGVKPALFSANSEGACPQCNGAGVIYTDLAMMAGVTSTCEECEGKRFDSSVLEYRLGGRDISEVLAMSVSEAQEFFGTGEASTPAAQRVLGRLADVGLGYLTLGQPLTTLSGGERQRLKLATHMADKGGVYVLDEPTAGLHLADVEQLLGLLDRLVDSGKSVIVVEHHQAVMAHADWIIDLGPGAGHDGGRVVFEGTPADLVAARSTVTGEHLAAYVGG comes from the coding sequence ATGAGCAAGGCCACGAGGACGGGCACGCAGTCGCCGGCGCCGCACGGTGCCGACAGCCACGACCTGATCCGCGTGCTCGGCGCGCGTGTGAACAACCTCAAGGACGTCAGTGTCGAGATCCCGAAGCGTCGCCTGACCGTGTTCACCGGGGTCTCCGGCTCGGGCAAGAGCTCCCTGGTCTTCGGCACCATCGCCGCGGAGTCGCAGCGGCTGATCAACGAGACGTACAGCTCCTTCGTGCAGGGCTTCATGCCGACGCTGGCGCGCCCCGAGGTCGACGTCCTCGAAGGCCTGACCACCGCGATCATCGTGGACCAGCAGCGCATGGGCGCCGACCCGCGCTCCACGGTCGGCACCGCCACCGACGCCAACGCGATGCTCCGCATCCTGTTCAGCCGGCTCGGGCAGCCGCACATCGGCTCGCCGGGCGCGTTCGCCTTCAACGTCCCCTCGGTCCGGGCGAGCGGCGCGATCACGGTGGAGCGGGGCGCCAAGAAGACGGTCAAGGCGACCTTCAACCGCCTCGGCGGCATGTGCCCGCGCTGTGAGGGACGCGGCACGGTCACCGACATCGACCTCTCCCAGCTGTACGACGACAGCAAGTCGCTCTCCGAGGGTGCCCTCACCGTCCCCGGTTACAGCATGGACGGCTGGTACGGCCGCATCTTCAAGGGCTCGGGCTTCTTCGACCCGGACAAGCCGATCCGCAAGTACACCAAGAAGGAGCTCCACGACCTCCTGCACAAGGAGCCGACCAAGATCAAGGTCGACGGCATCAACCTGACGTACGAGGGGCTGATTCCGAAGATCCAGAAGTCGATGCTCTCCAAGGACGTCGACGCGCTCCAGCCGCACGTCCGCGCGTTCGTGGAGCGGGCGATGACGTTCACCGTCTGTCCGGAGTGCGACGGCACACGGCTGAGCGAGACCGCCCGCTCCTCGAAGATCGGCGGGATCAGCATCGCCGACGCCTGCGCCCTGCAGATCAGCGACCTCGCCGAGTGGGCGCGGGGTCTGGCCGAGCCCTCCGTCGCGCCGCTGCTGGCCGCGCTGGTGCACACCCTCGACTCGTTCGACGAGATCGGCCTCGGCTACCTCTCGCTCGACCGTCCCTCGGGAACGCTGTCCGGCGGCGAGGCGCAGCGCGTCAAGATGATCCGTCACCTCGGTTCCTCGCTCACCGATGTCACGTACGTCTTCGACGAGCCCACCACCGGCCTGCACCCGCACGACATCCAGCGCATGAACGGCCTCCTGCTGCGGCTGCGGGACAAGGGCAACACGGTGCTCGTCGTGGAGCACAAGCCCGAGGTGATCGCGATCGCCGACCACGTCGTCGACCTCGGGCCCGGCGCCGGTACGGGGGGCGGCACCGTCTGCTTCGAGGGCACCGTCGAGGGCCTGCGCAAGGGCGACACCGTCACCGGACGGCATTTCGACGACCGGGCCCGCGTCAAGGACACCGTGCGCGAGCCGACCGGAGCGCTGGAGATCCGTGGCGCGTCGACGCACAACCTGCACGACGTCGACGTCGACATCCCGCTCGGGGTGCTCACCGTCGTCACGGGCGTCGCCGGGTCCGGCAAGAGTTCGCTCGTGCACGGGTCGATCCCCGCCGGTGAGGGCGTGGTGTCGGTCGACCAGAGCGCGATCCGCGGCTCGCGGCGGAGCAACCCGGCGACGTACACCGGACTGCTCGACCCGATCCGCAAGGCCTTCGCCAAGGCCAACGGCGTGAAGCCGGCCCTGTTCAGCGCCAACTCCGAAGGGGCGTGCCCCCAGTGCAACGGGGCCGGGGTCATCTACACCGACCTGGCGATGATGGCCGGAGTCACCTCCACCTGCGAGGAGTGCGAGGGCAAGCGGTTCGATTCGTCGGTGCTGGAGTACCGGCTCGGTGGCCGCGACATCAGCGAGGTCCTCGCGATGTCGGTGAGCGAGGCCCAGGAGTTCTTCGGCACCGGCGAGGCGAGCACGCCGGCCGCGCAGCGCGTCCTCGGGCGCCTCGCCGACGTCGGGCTCGGCTATCTCACCCTCGGCCAGCCGCTCACCACCCTGTCCGGCGGCGAACGGCAGCGGCTCAAGCTGGCCACGCACATGGCCGACAAGGGCGGCGTGTACGTCCTCGACGAGCCGACCGCCGGCCTTCATCTCGCCGACGTGGAACAGCTGCTCGGCCTGCTCGACCGGCTCGTCGACTCGGGGAAGTCGGTCATCGTCGTCGAACACCACCAGGCGGTGATGGCGCACGCCGACTGGATCATCGACCTGGGCCCCGGCGCCGGTCACGACGGCGGACGCGTCGTCTTCGAAGGCACCCCCGCGGATCTGGTCGCCGCCCGTTCCACGGTCACCGGCGAGCACCTCGCGGCCTACGTCGGGGGCTGA
- a CDS encoding LCP family protein: MGQRGVQRSGGPRTGRPRTLLWVAGVLSAILLGVAGVGAWVYQDLDGNIHAADLDNKLGEGRPANLSPGSKNILLVGSDTRAGGNAKYGKGLTTMQSDTLMVLHIAADRKWATAVSFPRDSWVRIPACDKGDGSTSTAHRFKINEAFAIGGSTGKVADAAACTIRTVERNTGLRIDHFMSIDFQGFKGMVNALQGIEVCPKTPIHDTKAHLDLRAGCQTVKDEKALGYVRARYSVGDGSDLGRIGRQQEFMQALGEKARSKLTSPSSLYGFLQSATKSLTTDRDLAGIKPLYGLASQVKGIPSDRLAFLTVPNYPREADAPTDKANVVWQYPQAADLFTALAKDHEVRKKQLQSRAEDLVYASSVRVRVLNGTGIGGRAAAVAEQLRELGFTVVATGNAPSPVRTTTVRHPRELARQAAVLTSRLPGVSAEQDDTATGGAVTLSVGPDLELDGVR; this comes from the coding sequence GTGGGACAGCGGGGCGTACAGCGATCGGGAGGTCCGCGCACCGGGCGACCGCGAACCCTGCTGTGGGTCGCGGGAGTCCTGTCGGCGATACTCCTGGGCGTCGCGGGCGTAGGCGCGTGGGTCTACCAGGATCTCGACGGCAACATCCACGCGGCGGACCTCGACAACAAGCTCGGGGAGGGCCGGCCCGCGAATCTCAGTCCGGGCTCCAAGAACATCCTGCTCGTCGGTTCGGACACCCGCGCGGGCGGCAACGCCAAGTACGGCAAGGGCCTCACGACCATGCAGTCGGACACCCTGATGGTGCTGCACATCGCCGCCGACCGGAAATGGGCCACCGCCGTCTCCTTCCCCCGCGACTCCTGGGTGCGGATCCCCGCCTGCGACAAGGGTGACGGCAGTACGTCCACCGCGCACCGCTTCAAGATCAACGAAGCGTTCGCGATCGGCGGGAGCACCGGGAAGGTCGCCGACGCCGCCGCCTGCACCATCAGAACGGTCGAGCGGAACACCGGGCTGCGCATCGACCACTTCATGTCCATCGACTTCCAGGGCTTCAAGGGCATGGTCAACGCCCTGCAGGGAATCGAGGTCTGCCCGAAGACGCCCATCCACGACACCAAGGCCCATCTCGACCTGAGGGCCGGCTGCCAGACCGTCAAGGACGAGAAGGCGCTCGGCTACGTCCGCGCCCGCTACAGCGTCGGCGACGGCTCGGACCTCGGACGCATCGGCCGCCAGCAGGAGTTCATGCAGGCCCTCGGCGAGAAGGCCCGGTCGAAGCTCACCAGTCCGAGTTCCCTGTACGGCTTCCTGCAGTCCGCGACCAAGTCGCTCACCACGGACCGGGACCTGGCGGGCATCAAACCCCTCTACGGTCTGGCTTCCCAGGTCAAGGGCATCCCGAGCGACCGTCTCGCCTTCCTCACCGTGCCGAACTACCCGCGCGAGGCCGACGCGCCCACCGACAAGGCCAACGTCGTGTGGCAATACCCGCAGGCCGCCGACCTGTTCACCGCGCTGGCCAAGGACCACGAAGTCCGCAAGAAGCAACTGCAGAGCAGGGCAGAGGACTTGGTGTACGCCTCCTCCGTCCGCGTCCGGGTGCTGAACGGCACCGGCATCGGCGGACGGGCCGCGGCCGTCGCGGAGCAGCTCCGCGAGTTGGGCTTCACCGTCGTCGCCACCGGCAACGCGCCCTCCCCCGTCCGCACCACGACGGTCCGCCACCCGCGCGAACTCGCCCGGCAGGCCGCCGTGCTCACCTCCCGGCTCCCCGGCGTCTCCGCCGAACAGGACGACACTGCGACCGGCGGCGCGGTGACCCTGTCGGTCGGCCCGGATCTCGAGCTCGACGGCGTGCGATAG